A section of the Pleuronectes platessa chromosome 7, fPlePla1.1, whole genome shotgun sequence genome encodes:
- the si:dkey-30c15.10 gene encoding anillin isoform X3, giving the protein MKERDHKTLVGDEERLGSEESKTVLKLSFSEDQSFSKTCFSEDPKVSCDEDRLLESTFPHESNNVKTGFSKAAEQSRKDSFLLEEDEKMDDDSLCNDEYIEPSTDEECRSWRYPQYKVCKEGESLMSEELQEDVCAEEKLELSGLEEEKGGSVADHSDPSEVQDSDCDLVNVSFEMASSSELQEDDESTPEEDSVADHCSLNREHVSMDSNQEFKEGAASGETGISTTMQDQKDTEECTQEDDFCQQSEDILTIDIKEEHMDLESGLNSRGEKITSSPFADVAHKEIQTVYTEFQRTTEEAAQSKKKANVQPVDVAADDPALSLTEVQVSECSLKEEKGPEIEEETHKAVGGECLKKVTFILEPELINDSALSEARTSEESRAETSMSDAELSSHDETNTNEIIDRMFDEVLEYAGRMEEERGNDDDPENGDSGIGVCSGDKDKMDTESKKEKSKEEGEAKEELDESKELEGNGDELLTFPPSGILSPLSKSVEAWVTPLRLTTSMESNPHSMLLTSEETLSPAVDSVPLYSIDAYRTQRQNKLPPIQSVTPGVQRRAPEKSQLQHSVNTKERITALNEEAVKLQSVISQTLQALSCCTDEEHGRGSLEEAEAEKLLLVSCEKRSALLAEVSRLREERNSETGGSSGEEKEYVSQQPCRGTVSITNIQLPLKFEFVCSSQNRTGRPSHYFFILIRYGPCNIIATPLATAADAQNGDTISFPTSVTLKDIRSSFEIDVEVYSLSHTSGSNCSVDRTTTKSRVTPRKLLNTIKRSSNTLTSAATPALNARRSSNFCLVGSHNITLASLGHSKFPLDKVPFLSPLEGNIYLRLDSQSHSNVQHQGFLTMFELVGGYGVWHRRYFVLEGYSMHYWNHPNDSETKQAGGSISLSSSPSQCVRPVERDSCARPFTFELVSNIPHQQQDDSQEAFAKCWFSADTKQERSDWMEKLNQVLLDVHTWNRASATKTESQQSNTSSGNLRESIL; this is encoded by the exons ATGAAAGAGAGAGACCACAAGACTTTAGTTGGAGATGAAGAGCGGCTTGGGTCAGAAGAATCAAAGACTGTGTTGAAGCTGTCTTTTAGTGAGGATCAGAGTTTCTCCAAAACATGTTTCAGTGAGGATCCGAAAGTGTCATGTGATGAAGACAGGCTACTAGAATCAACTTTTCCCCACGAgtcaaacaatgtgaaaaccGGCTTTTCCAAAGCAGCTGAACAGAGCAGGAAAGATAGTTTTTTATTGGAAGAAGATGAAAAGATGGATGATGATTCTTTATGTAATGACGAGTATATTGAGCCCTCAACAGACGAGGAGTGTCGGTCGTGGAGATATCCTCAGTACAAGGTCTGCAAAGAGGGAGAGTCTCTCATgtctgaagagctgcaggaagATGTTTGTgctgaggagaagctggaacTATCTGGATtggaagaggagaaaggaggcagTGTTGCAGATCACAGTGATCCCTCTGAAGTCCAAGACAGTGACTGTGATTTGGTAAATGTCTCTTTTGAGATGGCCAGTTCCTCTGAATTGCAGGAAGATGATGAATCTACACCAGAAGAGGACTCTGTGGCAGACCATTGTTCTTTAAACAGAGAACATGTGAGCATGGATTCCAATCAAGAATTTAAAGAGGGAGCAGCCAGTGGAGAAACTGGTATTTCTACCACAATGCAAGAccagaaagacacagaggaatGTACTCAAGAGGATGATTTTTGTCAACAGTCAGAAGACATCCTAACAATCGATATAAAGGAAGAACATATGGATCTAGAGTCAGGCCTAAATAGCAGAGGGGAAAAAATAACATCATCTCCTTTTGCAGATGTAGCTCATAAAGAAATACAGACGGTGTATACAGAATTTCAGAGAACCACTGAAGAAGCAGCACAGTCAAAAAAAAAGGCCAATGTCCAGCCTGTAGACGTTGCTGCAGATGATCCGGCTTTAAGTTTAACAGAGGTCCAGGTATCAGAATGCAGTCTGAAAGAGGAAAAGGGTCcagaaatagaagaagaaactcACAAGGCAGTTGGAGGAGAGTGCTTAAAGAAAGTCACATTTATCCTGGAGCCTGAGCTAATCAATGACTCTGCACTCTCTGAGGCCAGGACCTCTGAGGAGTCCAGAGCAGAGACGAGCATGTCAG ATGCTGAGCTGAGCTCTCATGATGAGACCAACACCAATGAAATTATCGATCGGATGTTCGACGAGGTGCTGGAatatgctggaaggatggaggaagagagggggaatGATGACGATCCTGAGAATGGTGATAGTGGCATTGGTGTTTGCTCTGGAGACAAAGATAAAATGGACACAGAGTCTAAGAAGGAGAAAAgtaaagaggagggagaggccaAAGAAGAGTTGGATGAGAGCAAGGAGCTTGAAGGCAATGGAGATGAGTTGCTCACTTTCCCTCCCAGTGgcatcctctctcctctcagcaaGTCGGTTGAGGCATGGGTTACCCCTCTG CGGCTGACAACAAGCATGGAATCCAATCCTCACTCTATGCTCCTGACGTCAGAGGAGACCCTCTCCCCTGCAGTTGACTCTGTTCCATTGTACAG TATTGATGCCTACCGTACTCAAAGGCAGAACAAGTTGCCCCCGATTCAGAGCGTCACTCCCGGGGTTCAGAGACGAGCTCCAGAGAAGTCACAGCTTCAACATTCTGTCAACACCAAGGAGAGAATCACG GCTCTTAATGAGGAAGCAGTCAAACTGCAGAGTGTGATCAGCCAGACCCTGCAGGCTCTGAGCTGCTGTACTGATGAGGAGCATGGACGAGGCTCGCTGGAGGAGGCGGAAGCTGAAAAACTACTGCTGGTGTCCT GTGAGAAACGCTCTGCCCTGCTTGCGGAAGTGTCTAgactgagggaggagaggaactcaGAAACAGGAGGGTCATCAGGGGAGGAAAAGGAATATGTTTCCCAGCAGCCCTGTAGAGGCACAGTCAGCATCACAAACATCCAGCTGCCACTTAAGTTTGAATTTGTCTGCTCCTCACAAAACCGCACAG GTAGACCAAGTCACTACTTTTTCATCCTGATCCGCTACGGGCCCTGCAACATCATCGCTACTCCACTGGCCACAGCTGCTGATGCTCAGAATGGAGACACCATCTCCTTCCCCACCTCAGTGACACT GAAGGACATTCGCTCATCATTTGAGATTGATGTAGAAGTCTATAGTCTG TCCCACACTTCAGGTAGCAACTGCAGTGTGGACCGGACCACCACCAAGTCACGG GTTACACCTAGAAAGCTTTTGAACACTATCAAA AGATCCAGTAACACTCTGACAT CTGCTGCTACGCCTGCTCTCAATGCTCGTCGCTCCAGTAACTTTTGTCTCGTGGGCTCCCACAATATCACCTTGGCCTCACTGGGACACAGCAAGTTCCCTCTGGATAAG gtgccttttctctctcctctagaGGGCAACATCTACCTAAGACTAGACAGCCAGAGTCACTCCAATGTGCAGCACCAAGGCTTCCTG ACAATGTTTGAGTTGGTCGGTGGATATGGTGTGTGGCATCGTAGATATTTTGTCCTGGAGGGATACAGCATGCACTACTGGAACCATCCTAATGACAGTGAAACCAAG CAGGCAGGGGGCAGCATCTCTCTGTCCAGCTCTCCCAGTCAGTGTGTCAGGCCTGTCGAGAGGGACTCGTGTGCTCGACCTTTCACCTTTGAGCTGGTGAGCAACATTCCacatcagcagcaggatgaCAGCCAGGAGGCATTTGCCAA GTGTTGGTTTTCAGCCGACACCAAACAGGAGCGATCGGACTGGATGGAGAAACTCAACCAAGTTCTTTTGGACGTTCACACATGGAACCGAGCATCAGCAACCAAAACAGAAAGTCAGCAGTCAAACACGAGCAGTGGGAACTTGAGGGAGAGCATACTGTAA
- the si:dkey-30c15.10 gene encoding anillin isoform X1, with the protein MKERDHKTLVGDEERLGSEESKTVLKLSFSEDQSFSKTCFSEDPKVSCDEDRLLESTFPHESNNVKTGFSKAAEQSRKDSFLLEEDEKMDDDSLCNDEYIEPSTDEECRSWRYPQYKVCKEGESLMSEELQEDVCAEEKLELSGLEEEKGGSVADHSDPSEVQDSDCDLVNVSFEMASSSELQEDDESTPEEDSVADHCSLNREHVSMDSNQEFKEGAASGETGISTTMQDQKDTEECTQEDDFCQQSEDILTIDIKEEHMDLESGLNSRGEKITSSPFADVAHKEIQTVYTEFQRTTEEAAQSKKKANVQPVDVAADDPALSLTEVQVSECSLKEEKGPEIEEETHKAVGGECLKKVTFILEPELINDSALSEARTSEESRAETSMSDAELSSHDETNTNEIIDRMFDEVLEYAGRMEEERGNDDDPENGDSGIGVCSGDKDKMDTESKKEKSKEEGEAKEELDESKELEGNGDELLTFPPSGILSPLSKSVEAWVTPLRLTTSMESNPHSMLLTSEETLSPAVDSVPLYSIDAYRTQRQNKLPPIQSVTPGVQRRAPEKSQLQHSVNTKERITALNEEAVKLQSVISQTLQALSCCTDEEHGRGSLEEAEAEKLLLVSCEKRSALLAEVSRLREERNSETGGSSGEEKEYVSQQPCRGTVSITNIQLPLKFEFVCSSQNRTGRPSHYFFILIRYGPCNIIATPLATAADAQNGDTISFPTSVTLKDIRSSFEIDVEVYSLSHTSGSNCSVDRTTTKSRVTPRKLLNTIKRSSNTLTSAATPALNARRSSNFCLVGSHNITLASLGHSKFPLDKMKLDGKIRRLLGDEFQEKVPFLSPLEGNIYLRLDSQSHSNVQHQGFLTMFELVGGYGVWHRRYFVLEGYSMHYWNHPNDSETKQAGGSISLSSSPSQCVRPVERDSCARPFTFELVSNIPHQQQDDSQEAFAKCWFSADTKQERSDWMEKLNQVLLDVHTWNRASATKTESQQSNTSSGNLRESIL; encoded by the exons ATGAAAGAGAGAGACCACAAGACTTTAGTTGGAGATGAAGAGCGGCTTGGGTCAGAAGAATCAAAGACTGTGTTGAAGCTGTCTTTTAGTGAGGATCAGAGTTTCTCCAAAACATGTTTCAGTGAGGATCCGAAAGTGTCATGTGATGAAGACAGGCTACTAGAATCAACTTTTCCCCACGAgtcaaacaatgtgaaaaccGGCTTTTCCAAAGCAGCTGAACAGAGCAGGAAAGATAGTTTTTTATTGGAAGAAGATGAAAAGATGGATGATGATTCTTTATGTAATGACGAGTATATTGAGCCCTCAACAGACGAGGAGTGTCGGTCGTGGAGATATCCTCAGTACAAGGTCTGCAAAGAGGGAGAGTCTCTCATgtctgaagagctgcaggaagATGTTTGTgctgaggagaagctggaacTATCTGGATtggaagaggagaaaggaggcagTGTTGCAGATCACAGTGATCCCTCTGAAGTCCAAGACAGTGACTGTGATTTGGTAAATGTCTCTTTTGAGATGGCCAGTTCCTCTGAATTGCAGGAAGATGATGAATCTACACCAGAAGAGGACTCTGTGGCAGACCATTGTTCTTTAAACAGAGAACATGTGAGCATGGATTCCAATCAAGAATTTAAAGAGGGAGCAGCCAGTGGAGAAACTGGTATTTCTACCACAATGCAAGAccagaaagacacagaggaatGTACTCAAGAGGATGATTTTTGTCAACAGTCAGAAGACATCCTAACAATCGATATAAAGGAAGAACATATGGATCTAGAGTCAGGCCTAAATAGCAGAGGGGAAAAAATAACATCATCTCCTTTTGCAGATGTAGCTCATAAAGAAATACAGACGGTGTATACAGAATTTCAGAGAACCACTGAAGAAGCAGCACAGTCAAAAAAAAAGGCCAATGTCCAGCCTGTAGACGTTGCTGCAGATGATCCGGCTTTAAGTTTAACAGAGGTCCAGGTATCAGAATGCAGTCTGAAAGAGGAAAAGGGTCcagaaatagaagaagaaactcACAAGGCAGTTGGAGGAGAGTGCTTAAAGAAAGTCACATTTATCCTGGAGCCTGAGCTAATCAATGACTCTGCACTCTCTGAGGCCAGGACCTCTGAGGAGTCCAGAGCAGAGACGAGCATGTCAG ATGCTGAGCTGAGCTCTCATGATGAGACCAACACCAATGAAATTATCGATCGGATGTTCGACGAGGTGCTGGAatatgctggaaggatggaggaagagagggggaatGATGACGATCCTGAGAATGGTGATAGTGGCATTGGTGTTTGCTCTGGAGACAAAGATAAAATGGACACAGAGTCTAAGAAGGAGAAAAgtaaagaggagggagaggccaAAGAAGAGTTGGATGAGAGCAAGGAGCTTGAAGGCAATGGAGATGAGTTGCTCACTTTCCCTCCCAGTGgcatcctctctcctctcagcaaGTCGGTTGAGGCATGGGTTACCCCTCTG CGGCTGACAACAAGCATGGAATCCAATCCTCACTCTATGCTCCTGACGTCAGAGGAGACCCTCTCCCCTGCAGTTGACTCTGTTCCATTGTACAG TATTGATGCCTACCGTACTCAAAGGCAGAACAAGTTGCCCCCGATTCAGAGCGTCACTCCCGGGGTTCAGAGACGAGCTCCAGAGAAGTCACAGCTTCAACATTCTGTCAACACCAAGGAGAGAATCACG GCTCTTAATGAGGAAGCAGTCAAACTGCAGAGTGTGATCAGCCAGACCCTGCAGGCTCTGAGCTGCTGTACTGATGAGGAGCATGGACGAGGCTCGCTGGAGGAGGCGGAAGCTGAAAAACTACTGCTGGTGTCCT GTGAGAAACGCTCTGCCCTGCTTGCGGAAGTGTCTAgactgagggaggagaggaactcaGAAACAGGAGGGTCATCAGGGGAGGAAAAGGAATATGTTTCCCAGCAGCCCTGTAGAGGCACAGTCAGCATCACAAACATCCAGCTGCCACTTAAGTTTGAATTTGTCTGCTCCTCACAAAACCGCACAG GTAGACCAAGTCACTACTTTTTCATCCTGATCCGCTACGGGCCCTGCAACATCATCGCTACTCCACTGGCCACAGCTGCTGATGCTCAGAATGGAGACACCATCTCCTTCCCCACCTCAGTGACACT GAAGGACATTCGCTCATCATTTGAGATTGATGTAGAAGTCTATAGTCTG TCCCACACTTCAGGTAGCAACTGCAGTGTGGACCGGACCACCACCAAGTCACGG GTTACACCTAGAAAGCTTTTGAACACTATCAAA AGATCCAGTAACACTCTGACAT CTGCTGCTACGCCTGCTCTCAATGCTCGTCGCTCCAGTAACTTTTGTCTCGTGGGCTCCCACAATATCACCTTGGCCTCACTGGGACACAGCAAGTTCCCTCTGGATAAG ATGAAACTTGATGGCAAAATCAGGAGACTGCTGGGAGATGAATTTCAGGAAAAG gtgccttttctctctcctctagaGGGCAACATCTACCTAAGACTAGACAGCCAGAGTCACTCCAATGTGCAGCACCAAGGCTTCCTG ACAATGTTTGAGTTGGTCGGTGGATATGGTGTGTGGCATCGTAGATATTTTGTCCTGGAGGGATACAGCATGCACTACTGGAACCATCCTAATGACAGTGAAACCAAG CAGGCAGGGGGCAGCATCTCTCTGTCCAGCTCTCCCAGTCAGTGTGTCAGGCCTGTCGAGAGGGACTCGTGTGCTCGACCTTTCACCTTTGAGCTGGTGAGCAACATTCCacatcagcagcaggatgaCAGCCAGGAGGCATTTGCCAA GTGTTGGTTTTCAGCCGACACCAAACAGGAGCGATCGGACTGGATGGAGAAACTCAACCAAGTTCTTTTGGACGTTCACACATGGAACCGAGCATCAGCAACCAAAACAGAAAGTCAGCAGTCAAACACGAGCAGTGGGAACTTGAGGGAGAGCATACTGTAA
- the si:dkey-30c15.10 gene encoding anillin isoform X2, producing MKERDHKTLVGDEERLGSEESKTVLKLSFSEDQSFSKTCFSEDPKVSCDEDRLLESTFPHESNNVKTGFSKAAEQSRKDSFLLEEDEKMDDDSLCNDEYIEPSTDEECRSWRYPQYKVCKEGESLMSEELQEDVCAEEKLELSGLEEEKGGSVADHSDPSEVQDSDCDLVNVSFEMASSSELQEDDESTPEEDSVADHCSLNREHVSMDSNQEFKEGAASGETGISTTMQDQKDTEECTQEDDFCQQSEDILTIDIKEEHMDLESGLNSRGEKITSSPFADVAHKEIQTVYTEFQRTTEEAAQSKKKANVQPVDVAADDPALSLTEVQVSECSLKEEKGPEIEEETHKAVGGECLKKVTFILEPELINDSALSEARTSEESRAETSMSDAELSSHDETNTNEIIDRMFDEVLEYAGRMEEERGNDDDPENGDSGIGVCSGDKDKMDTESKKEKSKEEGEAKEELDESKELEGNGDELLTFPPSGILSPLSKSVEAWVTPLRLTTSMESNPHSMLLTSEETLSPAVDSVPLYSIDAYRTQRQNKLPPIQSVTPGVQRRAPEKSQLQHSVNTKERITALNEEAVKLQSVISQTLQALSCCTDEEHGRGSLEEAEAEKLLLVSCEKRSALLAEVSRLREERNSETGGSSGEEKEYVSQQPCRGTVSITNIQLPLKFEFVCSSQNRTGRPSHYFFILIRYGPCNIIATPLATAADAQNGDTISFPTSVTLKDIRSSFEIDVEVYSLSHTSGSNCSVDRTTTKSRVTPRKLLNTIKRSSNTLTSAATPALNARRSSNFCLVGSHNITLASLGHSKFPLDKMKLDGKIRRLLGDEFQEKVPFLSPLEGNIYLRLDSQSHSNVQHQGFLTMFELVGGYGVWHRRYFVLEGYSMHYWNHPNDSETKAGGSISLSSSPSQCVRPVERDSCARPFTFELVSNIPHQQQDDSQEAFAKCWFSADTKQERSDWMEKLNQVLLDVHTWNRASATKTESQQSNTSSGNLRESIL from the exons ATGAAAGAGAGAGACCACAAGACTTTAGTTGGAGATGAAGAGCGGCTTGGGTCAGAAGAATCAAAGACTGTGTTGAAGCTGTCTTTTAGTGAGGATCAGAGTTTCTCCAAAACATGTTTCAGTGAGGATCCGAAAGTGTCATGTGATGAAGACAGGCTACTAGAATCAACTTTTCCCCACGAgtcaaacaatgtgaaaaccGGCTTTTCCAAAGCAGCTGAACAGAGCAGGAAAGATAGTTTTTTATTGGAAGAAGATGAAAAGATGGATGATGATTCTTTATGTAATGACGAGTATATTGAGCCCTCAACAGACGAGGAGTGTCGGTCGTGGAGATATCCTCAGTACAAGGTCTGCAAAGAGGGAGAGTCTCTCATgtctgaagagctgcaggaagATGTTTGTgctgaggagaagctggaacTATCTGGATtggaagaggagaaaggaggcagTGTTGCAGATCACAGTGATCCCTCTGAAGTCCAAGACAGTGACTGTGATTTGGTAAATGTCTCTTTTGAGATGGCCAGTTCCTCTGAATTGCAGGAAGATGATGAATCTACACCAGAAGAGGACTCTGTGGCAGACCATTGTTCTTTAAACAGAGAACATGTGAGCATGGATTCCAATCAAGAATTTAAAGAGGGAGCAGCCAGTGGAGAAACTGGTATTTCTACCACAATGCAAGAccagaaagacacagaggaatGTACTCAAGAGGATGATTTTTGTCAACAGTCAGAAGACATCCTAACAATCGATATAAAGGAAGAACATATGGATCTAGAGTCAGGCCTAAATAGCAGAGGGGAAAAAATAACATCATCTCCTTTTGCAGATGTAGCTCATAAAGAAATACAGACGGTGTATACAGAATTTCAGAGAACCACTGAAGAAGCAGCACAGTCAAAAAAAAAGGCCAATGTCCAGCCTGTAGACGTTGCTGCAGATGATCCGGCTTTAAGTTTAACAGAGGTCCAGGTATCAGAATGCAGTCTGAAAGAGGAAAAGGGTCcagaaatagaagaagaaactcACAAGGCAGTTGGAGGAGAGTGCTTAAAGAAAGTCACATTTATCCTGGAGCCTGAGCTAATCAATGACTCTGCACTCTCTGAGGCCAGGACCTCTGAGGAGTCCAGAGCAGAGACGAGCATGTCAG ATGCTGAGCTGAGCTCTCATGATGAGACCAACACCAATGAAATTATCGATCGGATGTTCGACGAGGTGCTGGAatatgctggaaggatggaggaagagagggggaatGATGACGATCCTGAGAATGGTGATAGTGGCATTGGTGTTTGCTCTGGAGACAAAGATAAAATGGACACAGAGTCTAAGAAGGAGAAAAgtaaagaggagggagaggccaAAGAAGAGTTGGATGAGAGCAAGGAGCTTGAAGGCAATGGAGATGAGTTGCTCACTTTCCCTCCCAGTGgcatcctctctcctctcagcaaGTCGGTTGAGGCATGGGTTACCCCTCTG CGGCTGACAACAAGCATGGAATCCAATCCTCACTCTATGCTCCTGACGTCAGAGGAGACCCTCTCCCCTGCAGTTGACTCTGTTCCATTGTACAG TATTGATGCCTACCGTACTCAAAGGCAGAACAAGTTGCCCCCGATTCAGAGCGTCACTCCCGGGGTTCAGAGACGAGCTCCAGAGAAGTCACAGCTTCAACATTCTGTCAACACCAAGGAGAGAATCACG GCTCTTAATGAGGAAGCAGTCAAACTGCAGAGTGTGATCAGCCAGACCCTGCAGGCTCTGAGCTGCTGTACTGATGAGGAGCATGGACGAGGCTCGCTGGAGGAGGCGGAAGCTGAAAAACTACTGCTGGTGTCCT GTGAGAAACGCTCTGCCCTGCTTGCGGAAGTGTCTAgactgagggaggagaggaactcaGAAACAGGAGGGTCATCAGGGGAGGAAAAGGAATATGTTTCCCAGCAGCCCTGTAGAGGCACAGTCAGCATCACAAACATCCAGCTGCCACTTAAGTTTGAATTTGTCTGCTCCTCACAAAACCGCACAG GTAGACCAAGTCACTACTTTTTCATCCTGATCCGCTACGGGCCCTGCAACATCATCGCTACTCCACTGGCCACAGCTGCTGATGCTCAGAATGGAGACACCATCTCCTTCCCCACCTCAGTGACACT GAAGGACATTCGCTCATCATTTGAGATTGATGTAGAAGTCTATAGTCTG TCCCACACTTCAGGTAGCAACTGCAGTGTGGACCGGACCACCACCAAGTCACGG GTTACACCTAGAAAGCTTTTGAACACTATCAAA AGATCCAGTAACACTCTGACAT CTGCTGCTACGCCTGCTCTCAATGCTCGTCGCTCCAGTAACTTTTGTCTCGTGGGCTCCCACAATATCACCTTGGCCTCACTGGGACACAGCAAGTTCCCTCTGGATAAG ATGAAACTTGATGGCAAAATCAGGAGACTGCTGGGAGATGAATTTCAGGAAAAG gtgccttttctctctcctctagaGGGCAACATCTACCTAAGACTAGACAGCCAGAGTCACTCCAATGTGCAGCACCAAGGCTTCCTG ACAATGTTTGAGTTGGTCGGTGGATATGGTGTGTGGCATCGTAGATATTTTGTCCTGGAGGGATACAGCATGCACTACTGGAACCATCCTAATGACAGTGAAACCAAG GCAGGGGGCAGCATCTCTCTGTCCAGCTCTCCCAGTCAGTGTGTCAGGCCTGTCGAGAGGGACTCGTGTGCTCGACCTTTCACCTTTGAGCTGGTGAGCAACATTCCacatcagcagcaggatgaCAGCCAGGAGGCATTTGCCAA GTGTTGGTTTTCAGCCGACACCAAACAGGAGCGATCGGACTGGATGGAGAAACTCAACCAAGTTCTTTTGGACGTTCACACATGGAACCGAGCATCAGCAACCAAAACAGAAAGTCAGCAGTCAAACACGAGCAGTGGGAACTTGAGGGAGAGCATACTGTAA